Proteins from a genomic interval of Plasmodium reichenowi strain SY57 chromosome 13, whole genome shotgun sequence:
- a CDS encoding malonyl CoA-acyl carrier protein transacylase precursor yields MQVIFVHSLTFKIFTVLLIFILPSYCFIIKDSKIINDTWRYENKENTNKIGSYRKKLRHNVSVNKDIKENEHIMSSYENEKYIKKLLEDYEKYKITTYSSEYTFFFPGQGEQYMSMGLDTYNNYKECKELYNDASKILGYNLMDMIKNGPIEKLKNSEVAQPSIYTVSMASLEKLKIENNDAYMKLNLCMGYSLGEYAALTCANSLSFEDGVYLTKERGKAMQYCSTLYNMTTVAIVGLTLDNIKKLIEDVNYKMNDDIFIVSYMTNKKFGLCGKPESMDYLNTLAKEKYKAIFTKKLEIAGAFHSFYMFPAKETLKNVLNQITFKKLSVPVISNVDGNAYDDPVIIKDLLILQLTSPIKINTCLQNVLKHGYKSGYELGPGTINTNLLRDISKNTKRAIPYI; encoded by the coding sequence atgcAAGTAATATTCGTTCATTCGTTGacatttaaaatatttactGTATTATTGATTTTTATACTACCTTCTTATTGctttataataaaagatagtaaaataattaatgaTACATGGAGATATGAAAATAAGGAGAATACAAATAAGATAGGGTCATATAGAAAAAAACTTAGACATAATGTTAGTgtaaataaagatataaaagaaaatgaacATATTATGTCATCATATGAAAAtgagaaatatataaaaaagcTATTAGAAgattatgaaaaatataaaattacGACATATAGTTCAgaatatacattttttttcccaGGGCAAGGTGAACAATATATGTCTATGGGATTagatacatataataattataaagaatgtaaagaattatataatgatgcaagtaaaatattaggatataatttaatggatatgataaaaaatggaccgatagaaaaattaaaaaattcagAAGTAGCACAACCATCTATATATACAGTATCTATGGCTTCattagaaaaattaaaaattgaAAACAATGATGCTTATAtgaaattaaatttatgtATGGGTTATTCATTAGGAGAATATGCAGCCTTAACATGTGCAAATTCCTTATCATTTGAAGATGGTGTATATTTAACAAAAGAACGAGGTAAAGCAATGCAATATTGTTctacattatataatatgacAACTGTTGCTATTGTAGGATTAACattagataatataaagaaacTTATAGAAGATGTTAACTATAAAATGAATgatgatatttttattgttagTTATATgacaaataaaaaatttggTTTATGTGGAAAACCAGAATCTATGGATTATCTTAATACATTAgcaaaagaaaaatataaagcaatatttacaaaaaaattagaaataGCTGGAGCTTTCcattctttttatatgtttcCAGCAAAAGaaacattaaaaaatgttttaaatCAAATAACATTCAAAAAGTTATCCGTACCCGTCATATCAAATGTGGATGGAAATGCATATGATGATCCCGTTATTATTAAGGATCTTTTAATTCTTCAATTAACTAGCCcaattaaaattaatacatgcttacaaaatgttttaaaacATGGTTATAAATCTGGATATGAATTGGGACCAGGTACTATAAATACGAATTTGTTACGAGACATATcaaaaaatacaaaaagggcaattccatatatatga